From the Oryzias latipes chromosome 22, ASM223467v1 genome, one window contains:
- the akt1 gene encoding RAC-alpha serine/threonine-protein kinase: MTNVVIVKEGWLHKRGEYIKTWRPRYFLLKSDGTFIGYKERPQDVDQLETPLNNFSVAQCQLMKTERPKANTFIIRCLQWTTVIERTFHVETPEEREEWTKAIQAVAEGLQKQEEEMMDSSPDPMDMEVYLTKPRQKVTMHDFEYLKLLGKGTFGKVILVKEKATGRYYAMKILKKEVIVAKDEVAHTLTENRVLQNSKHPFLTGLKYSFQTHDRLCFVMEYANGGELFFHLSRDRVFSEERARFYGAEIVSALDYLHAERNVVYRDLKLENLMLDKDGHIKITDFGLCKEGIKDGATMKTFCGTPEYLAPEVLEDNDYGRAVDWWGLGVVMYEMMCGRLPFYNQDHEKLFELILMEDIRFPRTLGPEARSLLSGLLKKDPMQRLGGGPNDAKEIMQHKFFAGIIWQDVYEKKLVPPFKPQVTSETDTRYFDEEFTAQTITITPPGQDDSMESFDSERRPHFPQFSYSASGTA, from the exons GAGAGTATATAAAGACCTGGAGGCCAAGGTATTTTCTCCTGAAGAGTGATGGTACTTTTATTGGTTACAAAGAGCGACCTCAAGATGTGGACCAGCTGGAAACCCCCTTAAATAACTTCTCTGTAGCAC AGTGCCAGCTGATGAAGACGGAGCGTCCCAAGGCCAACACATTTATCATCCGCTGCCTGCAGTGGACCACTGTCATCGAGCGCACCTTCCACGTGGAGACCCCTGAGGAGAG ggaagaatggaccaaagcCATCCAGGCAGTTGCTGAAGGCCTCCAGAAACAAGAAGAAGAGATGATGGATTCCTCTCCAGACCCCATGGACATGGAGGTCTACCTGACCAAACCCAGACAGAAAGTG ACTATGCACGACTTTGAATACCTCAAACTCCTGGGAAAAGGCACTTTTGGCAAAGTTATTCTGGTAAAGGAGAAGGCCACAGGACGCTACTATGCCATGAAGATCCTAAAGAAGGAGGTGATCGTAGCAAAA GATGAAGTTGCGCACACGCTGACGGAAAACAGAGTCCTCCAGAATTCAAAGCATCCGTTCTTAACA GGCCTGAAGTACTCCTTCCAGACACACGACCGTCTGTGTTTTGTCATGGAGTATGCAAACGGTGGCgag CTTTTCTTCCATCTGTCACGAGATCGGGTATTCTCAGAGGAACGGGCTCGGTTCTATGGCGCAGAGATTGTTTCAGCGCTGGACTACCTGCACGCCGAGAGAAACGTGGTTTATCGAGATTTAAAG ctGGAAAACCTCATGCTGGACAAAGACGGACACATAAAGATTACAGACTTTGGCCTGTGTAAGGAGGGAATCAAAGACGGTGCAACCATGAAAACCTTCTGTGGGACACCGGAGTACCTTGCACCCGAG GTTTTAGAAGACAACGACTACGGCCGCGCCGTGGACTGGTGGGGTCTTGGTGTGGTCATGTACGAGATGATGTGCGGCAGACTCCCCTTCTACAACCAGGACCATGAGAAACTGTTCGAGCTCATCCTCATGGAAGACATCCGTTTCCCTCGCACTCTGGGTCCTGAAGCGcgttccctgctctctggtctcctgAAGAAAGACCCAATGCAACG GTTAGGCGGAGGGCCGAATGATGCAAAAGAAATCATGCAGCACAAGTTCTTTGCTGGTATTATTTGGCAGGATGTCTATGAGAAGAAG CTGGTCCCACCATTTAAGCCGCAAGTTACCTCAGAGACGGATACACGATATTTTGACGAAGAGTTCACGGCACAAACCATCACTATCACACCACCTGGACAAG ATGACAGTATGGAGTCCTTTGACAGTGAACGGAGACCCCACTTCCCCCAGTTCTCCTATTCTGCCAGTGGGACGGCCTAA